The sequence ACACATATACCATCGTCCGCATTTCCTGCGGGTGATACTGGACATCGCAGGCAGCGGCGAATACCCGCTGCCTGCAGCTTTAAGAGCACGATTAAGCCGTTTGACGGGATGAGAAAATGAACGACCAGTTCGCGCTGACCGAAGACCAGATTGCCATCCAGGACATGGCGCGCCGCTTTACTGCCGACGCGATCACGCCGTTTGCTGCGCAGTGGGACGAGGATCACGTCTTTCCGCGCGATACGGTCAAGGCGGCGGCGGAACTCGGTTTTGCCGCGATCTATGTCAGCGAGGAATCAGGCGGAATCGGCCTAGGCCGCCTCGAAGCCGCGCTGATGATGGAAGCCATGGCCTATGGCTGCCCGGCTACCAGCGCGTTCATTTCGATCCACAACATGGCCGCATGGATGATCGATACCTTCGGCGATGACGAGATCAAGGCGCGTTACCTGCCCGGCCTCGTCACGATGGACCAGATGGCCAGCTACTGCCTGACCGAGCCGGGCTCGGGATCGGACGCGGCTGCGCTCAAGACGATGGCACGGCTTGATGGTGATCACTACGTGGTCAACGGCACCAAGCAGTTCATCTCGGGCGGCGGGGTGAACGACATCTACGTCACCATGGTCCGTACCAGCGAAGATGGCGCGAAGGGCATTTCGTGCCTCGTGATCGAAAAGGACATGCCCGGCGTCAGCTTCGGTGCGCCCGAACGCAAGCTCGGCTGGAACGCCTCGCCGACCGCGCAAGTCATCTTCGACAACGTGCGCGTGCCAGTGGCCAATCGCGTTGGCGCAGAAGGCGACGGCTTCAAATTCGCCATGGCCGGCCTCGATGGCGGGCGCCTCAACATCGGCGCCTGTTCGCTCGGCGGCGCACAGCGCTGCCTCGATGAGGCAGTTGGCTACGTCAAGGATCGCCGCCAGTTCGGCAAGGCGATTGCCGAATTCCAGAACACCCAGTTCCAGCTTGCCGACATGGCGACCGATCTCGAAGCCGCGCGCGCGCTGCTCTATCTTGCTGCGGCCAAGGTCACCTCGGGCGCCCACGACAAGACGCGGTTCTCGGCCATGGCCAAGAAGCTGGCGACCGACAATGGTTCGTCCATCGTCGACCGCGCGCTGCAGATGTTCGGCGGCTACGGTTACTTGCGCGATTACCCGATCGAGCGCTTCTGGCGCGACTT is a genomic window of Novosphingobium sp. MMS21-SN21R containing:
- a CDS encoding acyl-CoA dehydrogenase family protein — protein: MNDQFALTEDQIAIQDMARRFTADAITPFAAQWDEDHVFPRDTVKAAAELGFAAIYVSEESGGIGLGRLEAALMMEAMAYGCPATSAFISIHNMAAWMIDTFGDDEIKARYLPGLVTMDQMASYCLTEPGSGSDAAALKTMARLDGDHYVVNGTKQFISGGGVNDIYVTMVRTSEDGAKGISCLVIEKDMPGVSFGAPERKLGWNASPTAQVIFDNVRVPVANRVGAEGDGFKFAMAGLDGGRLNIGACSLGGAQRCLDEAVGYVKDRRQFGKAIAEFQNTQFQLADMATDLEAARALLYLAAAKVTSGAHDKTRFSAMAKKLATDNGSSIVDRALQMFGGYGYLRDYPIERFWRDLRVHRILEGTNEVMSMIIGRDLLK